The proteins below come from a single Maylandia zebra isolate NMK-2024a linkage group LG23, Mzebra_GT3a, whole genome shotgun sequence genomic window:
- the LOC143414927 gene encoding hydroperoxide isomerase ALOXE3-like, with amino-acid sequence MVDYEVIVLTGSLGFATTFDNIYIKLVGLNGSSKRKCLWSSMPSFYSGAVSRFTVTCPVSLGELLLIEVDKEHRLLLPDMSWYAAKVEVTSPEGDTYQFPIYQWITNSDVHRFKEGEALRASQEKNSLLAKYSRQEELEKQQQVYCWEKEGIAHCMKADNAQSLPYDIRFSLTKTAEMTYISAKGLGQMGLMQILEWKKEFTRMEDISLLLRIHQTKTSGNEMIIKLQGVQNY; translated from the exons ATGGttgattatgaagttattgtGCTCACTGGCAGTCTGGGCTTTGCCACCACTTTTGACAATATCTACATTAAGCTGGTTGGCCTTAATGGATCGAGCAAACGCAAATGCCTGTGGAGCTCCATGCCATCTTTCTACAGTGGTGCA GTGTCACGTTTTACTGTGACCTGCCCAGTCTCCCTTGGAGAGCTTTTGCTGATCGAGGTAGACAAAGAACATCGGTTACTCCTCCCAGACATGTCTTGGTATGCAGCCAAGGTAGAAGTGACTTCCCCTGAAGGAGACACCTACCAGTTTCCTATCTACCAATGGATCACCAACAGCGATGTTCACCGCTTCAAAGAGGGAGAAG CTCTCAGAGCCTCTCAAGAAAAAAACAGTCTTCTAGCCAAGTACAGTCGGCAGGAAGAGCTGGAGAAGCAACAGCAAGTCTATTG ctgggAAAAAGAGGGAATTGCACACTGCATGAAGGCAGACAATGCCCAGTCACTGCCCTATGATATCCGCTTCTCTTTAACTAAGACTGCAGAAATGACCTACATTTCAGCCAAAGG ACTGGGGCAAATGGGACTAATGCAAATATTGGAGTGGAAAAAGGAATTTACTCGTATGGAAGATATTAGTCTCCTGTTGCGTATCCATCAGACTAAAACATCAGGTAATGAAATGATCATtaaactacagggagtgcagaattattag